One genomic region from Streptomyces sp. NBC_00582 encodes:
- a CDS encoding sigma-70 family RNA polymerase sigma factor, with protein sequence MTHDLLTDLGPLLTAEAFAEAHATGTEPGDLEQAVWLRLLEHLATDGPPPDPQSWLRRAVRAEVRRTRRTTRFEQPYDTDPADDRDRGPEQLALAAARRRALREAVHRLPGRCARLLDAFLSPEDPTYRQIAGELGISQGSLGPERSRCLGCLRRLLAPEVAARQLRG encoded by the coding sequence ATGACGCACGACCTGCTCACCGACCTCGGCCCCCTGCTCACCGCCGAGGCCTTTGCCGAGGCCCACGCCACGGGCACCGAACCCGGAGACCTGGAACAGGCGGTCTGGCTCCGCCTCCTGGAGCACCTCGCCACCGACGGCCCGCCGCCCGACCCCCAGAGCTGGCTGCGCCGGGCCGTGCGCGCGGAGGTCCGCCGCACCCGCCGCACGACCCGCTTCGAGCAGCCGTACGACACCGACCCGGCCGACGACCGCGACCGCGGCCCCGAGCAGCTCGCCCTCGCCGCCGCCCGCCGCCGCGCCCTGCGTGAGGCCGTGCACCGCCTGCCCGGCCGTTGCGCCCGCCTCCTGGACGCGTTCCTCTCGCCCGAGGACCCCACCTACCGGCAGATCGCGGGCGAGTTGGGTATCTCACAGGGAAGTCTCGGCCCGGAACGTTCCAGATGTCTGGGATGTCTGAGGCGTTTGCTTGCACCGGAGGTTGCGGCCCGCCAACTGCGGGGATAG
- a CDS encoding lysophospholipid acyltransferase family protein translates to MSRFALIKAVLGPVMRLMFRPRVEGVEHIPGDGPVILAGNHLTFIDSMILPLVCDRQVFFIGKDEYVTGKSLKGRLMAWFFTGVGMIPVDRDGGRGGVAALMTGRRVLEEGKVFGIYPEGTRSPDGRLYRGRTGIARLTLMTGAPVVPFAMIGTDKLQPGGAGMPRPGRVTVRFGEAMEFSRYDGMDRDRYVLRAVTDSVMAEVMRLSGQEYVDMYATKAKAA, encoded by the coding sequence TTGTCCCGCTTCGCGCTCATCAAGGCAGTGCTCGGACCGGTCATGCGCCTGATGTTCCGCCCCCGGGTCGAGGGCGTGGAGCACATCCCGGGCGACGGTCCGGTCATCCTGGCCGGCAACCACCTGACCTTCATCGACTCGATGATCCTGCCGCTCGTGTGCGACCGGCAGGTCTTCTTCATCGGCAAGGACGAGTACGTCACCGGCAAGAGCCTCAAGGGCCGGCTGATGGCCTGGTTCTTCACCGGCGTCGGCATGATCCCGGTGGACCGGGACGGCGGCCGCGGGGGTGTGGCCGCGCTCATGACCGGGCGGCGGGTCCTGGAGGAGGGGAAGGTCTTCGGGATCTACCCCGAGGGGACCCGCTCCCCCGACGGGCGGCTGTACCGGGGGCGCACCGGGATCGCGCGGCTGACGCTGATGACCGGGGCGCCCGTCGTTCCGTTCGCGATGATCGGCACGGACAAGTTGCAGCCGGGCGGGGCGGGGATGCCGCGGCCGGGGCGGGTCACCGTCCGGTTCGGTGAGGCGATGGAGTTCTCCCGTTATGACGGGATGGACCGGGATCGGTATGTGCTGCGGGCGGTGACCGATTCCGTGATGGCCGAGGTCATGCGGTTGTCGGGGCAGGAGTACGTGGACATGTATGCGACCAAGGCAAAGGCCGCGTAA
- a CDS encoding glycerophosphodiester phosphodiesterase: MGSQDAWEPNERRTTGGTTGRRALLGAAVLGATGSVLGLAGTAHATGARRPGRSGLESLPVPTIIGHRGASGYRPEHTFGSYQLALDLGADIVEAGDLVPTKDGHLVCRHEPEIGGTTDVADHKEFADRKTTKVLDGVSTTGWFTEDFTLAELKTLRAIERIPANRPHNTLYNGRWEIPTFEEVLKWQDEQTRRRGKQVWIYPETKHPTYFRKLGLGLEERVAKLLHKHGKDRKHSPVILQSFEPSSIQRLNKLVDNPLVVLLSAANTRPWDFVEAGDPRTVADLITRSGLREIAGYAQGIGPTLDLVIPKDANGNLTTPTTLVKDAHAVGLLLHPYTMRNENPFLPANFRKGTDADAYGDVFGAFRTYFATGIDGVFTDNADTGVLAREDFVNG; the protein is encoded by the coding sequence ATGGGATCGCAGGACGCATGGGAGCCGAACGAGCGGAGGACCACGGGCGGGACGACCGGACGGCGGGCGCTGCTCGGCGCGGCCGTGCTCGGTGCCACCGGAAGCGTTCTCGGCCTGGCCGGCACGGCCCACGCCACCGGGGCCCGCCGCCCGGGCAGGAGCGGACTGGAGAGCCTCCCGGTGCCGACGATCATCGGTCACCGCGGCGCGAGCGGCTACCGCCCCGAGCACACCTTCGGCTCCTACCAGCTCGCCCTCGACCTGGGCGCCGACATCGTCGAGGCGGGCGACCTGGTCCCCACCAAGGACGGCCATCTGGTCTGCCGCCACGAGCCGGAGATCGGCGGCACCACGGACGTCGCCGACCACAAGGAGTTCGCCGACCGCAAGACCACCAAGGTCCTTGACGGCGTCTCCACGACCGGCTGGTTCACCGAGGACTTCACGCTCGCCGAGCTGAAGACCCTGCGCGCGATCGAACGCATCCCGGCCAACCGCCCGCACAACACGCTCTACAACGGCCGCTGGGAGATCCCCACCTTCGAGGAAGTCCTGAAGTGGCAGGACGAGCAGACCCGCAGGCGCGGCAAACAGGTCTGGATCTATCCCGAGACCAAGCACCCCACCTACTTCCGCAAGCTGGGCCTCGGCCTGGAGGAGCGGGTCGCCAAGCTACTGCACAAGCACGGCAAGGACAGGAAGCACTCGCCCGTCATCCTCCAGTCGTTCGAGCCGAGCAGTATCCAGCGCCTGAACAAGCTGGTCGACAACCCGCTGGTGGTGCTGCTGTCCGCCGCGAACACCCGCCCCTGGGACTTCGTCGAGGCCGGTGACCCGCGCACGGTCGCCGACCTGATCACCCGGAGCGGCCTGCGGGAGATCGCCGGCTACGCCCAGGGCATCGGCCCCACCCTCGACCTGGTCATCCCGAAGGACGCGAACGGCAACCTCACCACCCCCACCACCCTGGTGAAGGACGCCCACGCCGTCGGCCTGCTCCTGCACCCGTACACCATGCGCAACGAGAACCCGTTCCTGCCGGCGAACTTCCGCAAGGGCACCGACGCGGACGCGTACGGCGATGTCTTCGGCGCCTTCCGCACCTACTTCGCGACCGGCATCGACGGTGTCTTCACCGACAACGCCGACACCGGCGTCCTGGCCCGCGAGGACTTCGTCAACGGCTGA
- a CDS encoding GNAT family N-acetyltransferase yields the protein MGMSVTISVATEQDAEQIFVLQYLCFQSEAALYGNYRIAPLVQTLDSVKEELASDCVFVARLGDEVVGSVRGHVTEDGAASIGKLCVHPRLQGHGIGARLLRAAEAALAEERGAKKFRLHTGHRSEGNLRLYRRVGYETVGTAEGADGVPMIVLEKVAGEYAKTA from the coding sequence ATGGGCATGAGCGTGACCATCTCGGTGGCGACCGAGCAGGATGCCGAGCAGATCTTCGTCCTGCAGTACCTGTGTTTCCAGAGCGAAGCCGCGCTGTACGGCAACTACCGCATCGCCCCGCTCGTCCAGACCCTGGACTCGGTCAAGGAGGAACTCGCCTCCGACTGCGTCTTCGTGGCCCGGCTCGGCGACGAGGTGGTCGGTTCGGTCCGCGGGCACGTCACCGAGGACGGCGCCGCCTCGATCGGCAAACTCTGCGTCCACCCCCGCCTCCAGGGCCACGGCATCGGCGCCCGCCTGCTGCGCGCCGCCGAGGCCGCGCTCGCCGAGGAGCGCGGCGCCAAGAAGTTCCGCCTCCATACCGGCCACCGCAGCGAGGGCAACCTCCGCCTCTACCGCCGCGTCGGCTACGAGACGGTGGGCACGGCCGAGGGCGCGGACGGAGTACCGATGATCGTCCTGGAGAAGGTGGCGGGGGAGTACGCGAAAACGGCGTGA